A region of the Nocardia nova SH22a genome:
GCGAACTGGTCCCGCGCGACGACCTGGTCATCAGCGGCTGCGCCGGACTGGTCCCGCTGCCCGGAGTCACCGACCCCGACGGCGGCCCGGCCGCCGGGATCCGCTGGGGCGTGGACGCCTCGCGCCGCACCCTCGTGCGCCAGCTCGACCGCGCCCTGTCCGAACTCGGCACCGACCACCTCGACATCTGGAGTGTGGCGGCCTGGGACCGGCACACCCCCCTCGACGAAATCGCGGCCACCCTCGACTACGCCGTGCGCTCGGGCAAGGTGCGCTACGCGGGCGCTCGCGGCCTCGCGGCCTGGCAGATGGCGACCCTGGCCGCCGCCGCGCCCGTCGTGGCCGCCTACTCCCCCTACTCGCTGCTGGCCCGCGGCGCCGAACGCGAACTGGTACCCGCCGCCGCGCACCACGGTGTCGGTCTCATCGCGGCGTCCCCGCTGGCCGGTGGCATCCTCACCGGCAAATACCGCGACGGCGTGCCCGCCGATTCCCGCGGCGCCGACGAGGCCACCGCCGCCGAGATCCGCGACCGGCTCGACGAGCACGCCACCCGCGTCGTGGACGCGGTCGTCACCGCCGCCGACGGACTGGGCACCTCCCCGCTCGCGGTCGCCGCGGCCTGGATCCGCGACCGGCCGTGCGTGGCCTCCATGATCGTCGGCGCCCGCGATATCGGCCAGCTCACCGGCGTACTCGCCGCCGAAACCCTCGAACTCCCCCGCGCCATCGCCTCCGCCCTCGACGATGTCAGCGGCATCTGAACTCCCGCACCCGGGCCGATGACGGCCCGTCCCCGCGACCACTTAGGCTTGCCTTCATGAGGTGTCTCGACCGTGCCCGCCCCGCGGATACCGCCGTCCCGTGCCCGCGTCCGGCCCGCACTCCGGTGCGATGGCTGATCGCACTGCTCGGGCTGGTTCTGGTCGTCGCGGCCGGGACGGGCTGCGGCAGCGGCGGTGGCACCGCCGGTGACCGGCAGGGCCCGGCCACCGCCACCATCGCGAATCTCGACCCCGCGCCGATCCAACCCGCGCCCACCCCCGCACTGCCGGTCACCGTGCACTCCTTCGACGGCTCCGACGTCACCGTCACCTCCGCCGACCGGATCGTGGCCGTGGACCGCTCGGGCACCCTCACCCAGATCGTGTACGCGCTGGGCCTGGGCTCGAAGCTCGTCGGCCGCTCCACCTCGGCATCGTTCCCCGCGGTGCACGATGTGCCGAATGTCGCGGGCGGCAACGGCAGCATCAACATCGAGGCGGTGGCCGTCCAGCGGCCCACGGTGTTCCTCACCGACACCACCAGCGCCACCCCTACCATGCGCGACCAGTTGCGCGCACTGGGCATCACGGTCGTCTACTTCGATCCGAACCGCACCCTCGACGGTGTCGTCCCGATGATCCACGCCGTCGCCGACGCGCTCGGCGTCCACGAGCAGGGCGTGAAACTGGCCGACCGCACGAGCGGTGAGATCGGCGCCGCCACCGCCGCGGTGCCGAAACACCAGCCGCCGCTGAAGATCGCGACGCTGTACCTGCGCAGCACCGCGATCACCATGCTCGCCGGACCGGGATCGGGTGCGGACGCGCTGGCCACCGCGCTCGGCGGCGTCGACGCCGGGACCGCCGCCGGGCTCACCGAACAGTTCACCACCATCACCAGCGAATCCATGATCGCCGCCGCACCCGACGTGCTGATAGTGATGTCCGACGGGCTCCAATCCGTCGGCGGCGTCGACGGGCTCGAGAAGGTCCCCGGCGTCGCGCAGACCCCCGCGGGCCGTAACCATCGCGTCGTCGACATGTCCGATTCGGTCCTGCTGAGCTTCGGACCGCAGACCGGGCACGTGATCCAGGCGCTGTCCGAGGCCGTCTACGGCACCCGCCCGGCATGAGCGATCCGGATACGTCCGGCGATACGTCGCCCGCGCCACCACGAACTCCGGATCCGGCAACCGAAACGGTTGTGGCACACAATGTTCGGTCCGAATCCGCCCACGACACCGCGGACCGGCACACACCCGACGCGTCCGATGAGCGGGACGCCGCGACAATGCGCGCGCCGCGCCGGTGGTCGCGCATCACGCTGGTGTTCGCGGGATCGCTCGCCCTGCTGGTGGTCCTGACGCTGATCTCGGCCGCGGTCGGGCAGGTTCCCACCACCCCGCTCGAGGTCGCCGGGAGCGTGCTGCACCGGATCGGCCTGGACTGGGGGCCGATGCCGCACCATCCCGCCGGTGAGGTGACGCTGTGGCAGGTGCGGTTCCCGCGCGTGGTCCTGGCGATCCTGGTCGGCGCCGCCCTGGCGACCGCCGGTGCGCTGCTGCAGGGAGTGTTCGCCAATCCGCTCGCCGAACCCGGTGTCATCGGCGTGTCGGCGGGGGCGGCGGTGGGCGCCGGGGTGGTGATCGTCGTCGGTGGTGCGTTCGCCGCCGCCTGGTCGGTCGCCGCCGGTGCGTTCGTCGCCGGGCTCGGCACCACGCTGGCCGTGTATCTGCTGTCGCGATCACGCGGCCGCACCGAGACCGTGACCCTCGTGCTGACCGGTGTGGCGATCAACGCCTTCGCCGGGGGCGTGATGTCGTATCTGCTGTTCACCGCCTCCCCCGCCGCCCGCGACCAGATCGTGTTCTGGCAGATGGGCAGCCTCAACGGCGCCACCTGGCAGGCGGTGGCGATCGTGGCCCCGCTGACCGCCGTCGGCGTGGCCGCGGCGATACTGCTGGCCCCGCGCCTGGATCTGCTGGCCCTGGGCGAATCGGCGGCGCGGCACCTCGGTGTCGACGTGGAACGCCTGCGGCGCAACGTGATCGTGATCGTGGCGATCCTGGCCACCGCGGGGGTGGCGTTCACCGGCATCATCCTGTTCGTGGGACTGATCGTGCCGCATGTGGTACGCATGCTCGTCGGCCCCGCGCACCGCGTCCTGATCCCACTGTCGGCGATTCTCGGCGCGGTCGTGCTGCTGGCCGCCGACATCGGCGCCCGCACCCTCGTCCACAACGCCGACCTGCCACTGGGCATGCTCACCTCCCTGGTCGGCGGACCGTTCTTCTTCTGGCTGCTGCGCCGCACGCGTGCGCGCTCGGGAGGCTGGGCATGAGCGACGATCCGACGACAGCGGCGGTGAACGCCCGAACCGGACGCACAACCCCGCCCGGTGGTGAGATGCCCGCCGAGCCGGGGACGGAGGGTCATGCGCACACACCCGCGGTCAACAGGGTGCGCGCGATGATCCGGACGTTACGTCCCGCCCACGGCCTTCCCCAGCCCGTACCCGCGGGTGGGGCGACGCTGCGAGCACACGGCGTGAGCGTCGCTCGC
Encoded here:
- a CDS encoding aldo/keto reductase, whose product is MEQRPVGRSGLRVSRLGLATHTWGRETDTEDAAAQLVAFVEAGGTLVDTSPVYQGGAAQRMLGELVGELVPRDDLVISGCAGLVPLPGVTDPDGGPAAGIRWGVDASRRTLVRQLDRALSELGTDHLDIWSVAAWDRHTPLDEIAATLDYAVRSGKVRYAGARGLAAWQMATLAAAAPVVAAYSPYSLLARGAERELVPAAAHHGVGLIAASPLAGGILTGKYRDGVPADSRGADEATAAEIRDRLDEHATRVVDAVVTAADGLGTSPLAVAAAWIRDRPCVASMIVGARDIGQLTGVLAAETLELPRAIASALDDVSGI
- a CDS encoding heme/hemin ABC transporter substrate-binding protein, which translates into the protein MRCLDRARPADTAVPCPRPARTPVRWLIALLGLVLVVAAGTGCGSGGGTAGDRQGPATATIANLDPAPIQPAPTPALPVTVHSFDGSDVTVTSADRIVAVDRSGTLTQIVYALGLGSKLVGRSTSASFPAVHDVPNVAGGNGSINIEAVAVQRPTVFLTDTTSATPTMRDQLRALGITVVYFDPNRTLDGVVPMIHAVADALGVHEQGVKLADRTSGEIGAATAAVPKHQPPLKIATLYLRSTAITMLAGPGSGADALATALGGVDAGTAAGLTEQFTTITSESMIAAAPDVLIVMSDGLQSVGGVDGLEKVPGVAQTPAGRNHRVVDMSDSVLLSFGPQTGHVIQALSEAVYGTRPA
- a CDS encoding FecCD family ABC transporter permease, which codes for MRAPRRWSRITLVFAGSLALLVVLTLISAAVGQVPTTPLEVAGSVLHRIGLDWGPMPHHPAGEVTLWQVRFPRVVLAILVGAALATAGALLQGVFANPLAEPGVIGVSAGAAVGAGVVIVVGGAFAAAWSVAAGAFVAGLGTTLAVYLLSRSRGRTETVTLVLTGVAINAFAGGVMSYLLFTASPAARDQIVFWQMGSLNGATWQAVAIVAPLTAVGVAAAILLAPRLDLLALGESAARHLGVDVERLRRNVIVIVAILATAGVAFTGIILFVGLIVPHVVRMLVGPAHRVLIPLSAILGAVVLLAADIGARTLVHNADLPLGMLTSLVGGPFFFWLLRRTRARSGGWA